A region from the Cryptosporangium arvum DSM 44712 genome encodes:
- a CDS encoding FadD3 family acyl-CoA ligase codes for MTIPAALRRAAERWPGETAIVENGAHTTWSELGDRATAIARALIGSGVRPGDRVGLWAPNSADWIAISMGVYAAGAILAPVNTRFTGAEAARVLRTAGARFLFTVDDFLGADYSRALEVDPELLGSLDVVVITRLEQFLGRGAGVDHTPAEAALTADDPSDVIFTSGTTGRPKGALLTHGSSTRTYEAWSDAVGLRHGDRYLVVYPFFHCAGLKSAVLACVLRGATIVPCPVFAVDTVMRLVRDERITMLPGPPSLYQSLLAADLSGYDRSSLRLAVTGAAAVPVELVRRMRDELGFASVVTAYGLTETTGTVTACRHDDPIEVVAHTSGRPIPGMEVRIVDTAGAPVPVGAPGEVLARGFAVMRGYYGDADATSAAIDADGWLRTGDIGVLDAAGNLRITDRIKDMFIVGGFNAYPAEIENVLLEHPGIAAAAVVGTPDERLGEVGYAFVVPRAGADPGDVLGWCRGRMANYKVPRYLRIVDALPLNRMGKVEKIELRRRARGE; via the coding sequence ATGACGATCCCGGCCGCGTTACGGCGAGCAGCCGAGCGGTGGCCCGGCGAGACCGCGATCGTCGAGAACGGAGCGCACACCACCTGGTCCGAGCTCGGAGACCGCGCCACCGCGATCGCCCGCGCGCTGATCGGCAGCGGCGTGCGCCCCGGCGACCGGGTCGGGCTCTGGGCCCCGAACTCGGCCGACTGGATCGCGATCTCGATGGGCGTCTACGCGGCCGGCGCGATCCTCGCCCCGGTCAACACCCGTTTCACCGGGGCGGAGGCCGCCCGGGTGTTACGGACCGCCGGAGCCCGGTTCCTGTTCACCGTCGATGATTTCCTCGGAGCCGACTATTCCCGGGCGCTGGAGGTCGACCCGGAACTTCTCGGTTCACTGGACGTCGTCGTCATCACGCGGTTGGAGCAGTTCCTCGGCCGCGGAGCGGGCGTCGACCACACTCCGGCCGAAGCGGCCCTGACCGCGGACGACCCCTCCGACGTGATCTTCACGTCGGGGACCACCGGGCGCCCGAAGGGCGCGCTGCTGACCCACGGGTCGAGCACCCGTACGTACGAGGCCTGGTCGGACGCGGTCGGGCTGCGCCACGGGGACCGGTACCTGGTCGTCTATCCGTTCTTCCACTGCGCCGGCCTCAAATCGGCGGTGCTCGCGTGCGTGCTGCGGGGCGCGACGATCGTGCCGTGCCCGGTCTTCGCCGTCGACACCGTGATGCGCCTGGTGCGTGACGAGCGGATCACGATGCTGCCGGGGCCGCCGTCGCTCTACCAGTCGCTGCTCGCCGCGGACCTGTCCGGCTACGACCGCTCGTCGCTGCGGCTGGCGGTGACGGGGGCGGCCGCCGTGCCGGTGGAGCTGGTGCGCCGGATGCGCGACGAGCTCGGGTTCGCGTCGGTCGTGACCGCGTACGGGCTGACCGAGACCACCGGCACGGTCACGGCGTGCCGGCACGACGACCCGATCGAGGTCGTCGCCCACACCAGCGGCCGGCCGATCCCGGGCATGGAGGTGCGGATCGTCGACACCGCGGGCGCGCCGGTGCCGGTGGGGGCACCGGGGGAGGTGCTCGCCCGCGGCTTCGCGGTCATGCGCGGCTACTACGGCGATGCCGACGCCACCAGCGCGGCGATCGACGCCGACGGCTGGCTGCGCACCGGCGACATCGGGGTGCTGGACGCGGCCGGGAACCTGCGGATCACCGACCGGATCAAGGACATGTTCATCGTCGGGGGGTTCAACGCCTACCCGGCCGAGATCGAGAACGTGCTGCTCGAGCACCCCGGCATCGCGGCCGCGGCGGTCGTGGGCACGCCCGACGAGCGGCTCGGCGAGGTGGGGTACGCGTTCGTGGTGCCGCGCGCGGGGGCCGACCCCGGCGACGTGCTCGGGTGGTGCCGGGGCCGGATGGCCAACTACAAGGTGCCGCGCTACCTGCGGATCGTGGACGCGCTGCCGCTCAACCGGATGGGCAAGGTCGAGAAGATCGAGCTGCGGAGGCGCGCCCGTGGTGAATGA
- a CDS encoding enoyl-CoA hydratase-related protein: protein MTAHAETFTYTEFATLRIERRGPVGWLLFNRPDQLNAMTNQMRDELATAWLELDRDPAVRVIVNTGEGRAFQTGVDVAEIASDGVGMERYRASMENFDVHFTAWHQRVAKPVIAAINGICAGGGFHFLADADVVIAATDAQFTDPHVSIGQVVAIEAIGLLRKMPFEPVMRMALTGRHERMSAERAYQLGMVSQLVEPDRLRAEAQALGELIARNSPVAMAATKRALWGALETGLTEACRRGAKDLVSVWGHPDQTEGPAAWAEKREARWAPPAVNNNV, encoded by the coding sequence ATGACCGCGCACGCGGAGACGTTCACCTACACCGAGTTCGCGACGCTGCGGATCGAGCGGCGGGGACCGGTGGGGTGGCTGCTGTTCAACCGGCCGGACCAGCTGAACGCGATGACCAACCAGATGCGTGACGAGCTCGCGACGGCCTGGCTCGAGCTCGACCGGGACCCCGCGGTGCGGGTGATCGTCAACACCGGCGAGGGGCGCGCGTTCCAGACCGGCGTCGACGTCGCCGAGATCGCCTCCGACGGCGTCGGCATGGAGCGTTACCGCGCCTCGATGGAGAACTTCGACGTGCATTTCACGGCCTGGCACCAGCGGGTCGCGAAGCCGGTGATCGCGGCGATCAACGGCATCTGCGCCGGGGGAGGGTTCCACTTCCTCGCCGACGCCGACGTGGTTATCGCCGCGACCGACGCCCAGTTCACCGATCCGCACGTCTCGATCGGTCAGGTGGTGGCGATCGAGGCCATCGGCCTGCTGCGCAAGATGCCGTTCGAACCGGTGATGCGGATGGCGCTCACCGGCCGGCACGAGCGGATGTCGGCCGAGCGGGCCTACCAGCTGGGCATGGTGAGCCAGCTGGTCGAACCGGACCGGCTCCGGGCCGAGGCGCAGGCGCTCGGCGAGCTGATCGCGCGGAACTCGCCGGTCGCGATGGCCGCCACCAAGCGGGCGCTCTGGGGTGCGCTGGAGACCGGCCTCACCGAAGCGTGCCGACGCGGGGCGAAGGACCTGGTGAGCGTGTGGGGTCACCCCGACCAGACCGAGGGGCCGGCCGCGTGGGCCGAGAAACGCGAAGCCCGCTGGGCCCCACCGGCGGTGAACAATAATGTATAA
- a CDS encoding enoyl-CoA hydratase/isomerase family protein, translating to MTAGLAVAHEDAVLRITLDRPEKRNALDDTMVAGLIALVAAAGRDESVRAILLTGAGEHFCSGADIVARNTGGDTRPRVGSIQRRLPDQAHRLIPVLLETQTPIVGAVRGWAAGIGLALTLAADVAVVAEDARFWAPYAARGFTPDGGVTWLLPRRIGEVRARRMVLLGERIDGVTAAGWGLVDRAVPAARVDAEAAEVAAALAAGPTVALGLTKSLLHTGRGSGLDAQLRDEAFALELSSRSEDFREGLSAFREKRSPKFSGR from the coding sequence ATGACCGCGGGGCTCGCGGTCGCGCACGAGGACGCGGTCCTGCGGATCACGCTGGACCGGCCGGAGAAGCGGAACGCGCTCGACGACACCATGGTCGCCGGGCTGATCGCGCTGGTGGCCGCGGCCGGGCGGGACGAGTCGGTGCGCGCGATCCTGCTGACCGGGGCGGGCGAGCACTTCTGCTCCGGCGCGGACATCGTCGCGCGCAACACCGGCGGGGACACCCGGCCGCGCGTCGGCAGCATCCAGCGGCGTCTGCCGGACCAGGCGCACCGGCTGATCCCGGTGCTGCTGGAGACGCAGACGCCGATCGTCGGCGCGGTGCGGGGCTGGGCCGCGGGGATCGGGCTGGCTCTCACGCTCGCCGCCGACGTCGCGGTGGTGGCCGAGGACGCCCGCTTCTGGGCCCCGTACGCGGCCCGGGGGTTCACGCCCGACGGTGGCGTCACGTGGCTGCTCCCGCGCCGGATCGGCGAGGTGCGTGCGCGGCGGATGGTGCTGCTGGGGGAGCGGATCGACGGGGTGACCGCGGCCGGCTGGGGCCTCGTCGACCGGGCCGTCCCGGCCGCGCGGGTCGACGCCGAGGCCGCGGAGGTGGCGGCCGCGCTCGCCGCGGGGCCGACGGTCGCGCTCGGGCTCACGAAGTCGTTGCTGCACACCGGGAGGGGGTCGGGGCTGGACGCGCAGCTCCGCGACGAGGCGTTCGCGCTGGAGCTCTCGTCACGCAGCGAGGACTTCCGCGAGGGGTTGAGTGCGTTCCGGGAGAAGCGGTCGCCGAAGTTCAGCGGCCGATGA
- a CDS encoding acyl-CoA dehydrogenase family protein, which yields MTPPPGLVAATTPDAAAGAALAWVRKHVPPAWVRAADEGGAAAVRGVRTAAEYRDWYPTFARSGLAVPAWPVAYGGLDWAPELAAAADRALRPYHLPRLNPLGLNLAAPALFASGTEDQRRRFLPPIVRNEEVWCQLFSEPGAGSDLASLATRADRDGDGWRISGQKVWTTWAHLADYAVLLARTDPGVPKRAGLTYFLIELHQPGVEIRPLRHLGGEVDFNEVFLTGAWVPDDQRVGAVDDGWAVARATLSGERQMVSGSGSGGVDRVGGAGASRLVRIAKERGGWADPLVRADVTRLWAEEQLRAWTNARVRATLKAGRPPGPESSIGKVHGSELNQRIQARAASLLGPGRTTWPVAEWDADAYHVGMPAEVRGALRSRANTIEGGTSEVNKNIIAERVLGLPREPDPWEGRPWREVPRG from the coding sequence ATGACTCCGCCGCCGGGACTCGTGGCTGCCACCACTCCGGACGCGGCCGCCGGTGCCGCGCTGGCCTGGGTCCGGAAGCACGTGCCGCCGGCCTGGGTGCGCGCGGCCGACGAGGGTGGCGCGGCCGCGGTCCGCGGAGTCCGCACCGCCGCGGAGTACCGCGACTGGTATCCCACGTTCGCCCGATCCGGGCTGGCGGTGCCGGCGTGGCCGGTCGCGTACGGCGGCCTCGACTGGGCTCCGGAGCTCGCGGCCGCGGCCGACCGCGCGCTGCGCCCGTACCACTTGCCCCGCCTCAACCCGCTCGGCCTGAACCTCGCCGCGCCCGCGCTGTTCGCCTCCGGCACCGAGGACCAGCGGCGGCGTTTCCTCCCGCCGATCGTGCGCAACGAGGAGGTCTGGTGCCAGCTCTTCAGCGAACCGGGCGCCGGTAGCGACCTGGCCTCGCTCGCGACCCGCGCGGACCGCGACGGCGACGGCTGGCGCATCAGCGGGCAGAAGGTGTGGACGACCTGGGCGCACCTCGCCGACTACGCCGTGCTGCTCGCCCGCACCGACCCCGGTGTGCCCAAACGCGCCGGGCTGACCTACTTCCTGATCGAGCTGCACCAGCCCGGCGTCGAGATCCGGCCGTTGCGTCACCTCGGCGGCGAGGTCGACTTCAACGAGGTGTTCCTCACCGGGGCGTGGGTGCCGGACGACCAGCGCGTCGGCGCGGTGGACGACGGCTGGGCCGTCGCGCGGGCGACGTTGTCGGGCGAGCGGCAGATGGTGTCCGGGTCGGGGTCCGGCGGGGTGGACCGCGTCGGCGGCGCCGGGGCGAGCCGGTTGGTGCGGATCGCGAAGGAGCGCGGGGGCTGGGCCGACCCGCTCGTGCGCGCCGACGTCACCCGGCTCTGGGCCGAGGAGCAGCTCCGTGCGTGGACCAACGCGCGGGTGCGGGCCACGCTGAAGGCCGGGCGGCCGCCGGGGCCGGAGAGCTCGATCGGCAAGGTGCACGGCTCCGAGCTCAACCAGCGGATCCAGGCGCGGGCGGCGTCGCTGCTGGGGCCGGGGCGGACGACCTGGCCGGTCGCGGAGTGGGACGCGGACGCCTACCACGTCGGCATGCCGGCGGAGGTGCGCGGCGCGTTACGCAGCCGCGCGAACACGATCGAGGGCGGCACCAGCGAGGTGAACAAGAACATCATCGCCGAGCGCGTGCTCGGGCTACCCCGGGAACCCGATCCCTGGGAGGGCCGGCCCTGGCGGGAGGTGCCCCGTGGGTGA
- a CDS encoding acyl-CoA dehydrogenase family protein, giving the protein MDSDVGALAARLFADSCPPERVRELMATPAGYDRDAWRRWARDTGLAGLGVPARYGGLGSPLPDLAEVFEAAGRTLVCAPLLSTVGLAVPLLLAADDQGAAERWLPGLAAGTTTATAAIPAPAEPPVTVRGGRLSGRVERVIDGATADLVLVVAGAEGLFAVDTTGLTRRPLMSLDLTRRQASIEFDGTPATRIGTAGARIEQALDVTRVLLAAELVGVAQQCLDSTVAYAKQRVQFGRPIGSFQAVKQRAADMLVRVELARSAAHHAAAHPGEPPVAALAKAYCAEAATSVAADTIQLHGGIGFTWEHPAHLYYKRALTDDEILGAAATQWARVSDHLDRVL; this is encoded by the coding sequence ATGGACTCCGACGTCGGTGCGCTCGCGGCGCGGCTGTTCGCCGACTCCTGCCCGCCGGAGCGGGTACGGGAGCTGATGGCGACCCCGGCCGGGTACGACCGGGACGCGTGGCGACGCTGGGCCCGCGACACCGGGCTCGCGGGACTCGGCGTCCCGGCTCGCTACGGCGGGCTCGGATCGCCGCTGCCGGACCTGGCCGAGGTGTTCGAGGCGGCCGGGCGGACGCTCGTGTGCGCGCCGCTGCTCTCGACCGTCGGGCTTGCGGTCCCGCTGCTGCTGGCCGCCGACGACCAGGGCGCGGCCGAACGCTGGCTCCCGGGCCTGGCCGCCGGCACGACGACCGCGACGGCTGCGATCCCGGCACCGGCCGAGCCCCCCGTGACGGTGCGCGGCGGCCGGCTGTCCGGACGGGTCGAGCGCGTGATCGACGGCGCGACGGCCGACCTCGTCCTGGTCGTCGCCGGAGCCGAGGGGTTGTTCGCCGTGGACACCACCGGCCTGACCCGCCGGCCGCTGATGAGCCTCGACCTCACCCGGCGCCAGGCCTCGATCGAGTTCGACGGCACACCGGCCACCCGGATCGGCACCGCGGGCGCCCGGATCGAGCAGGCTCTCGACGTCACCCGCGTCCTGCTCGCGGCCGAGCTCGTCGGCGTCGCCCAGCAGTGTCTGGACAGCACGGTCGCGTACGCGAAGCAGCGGGTCCAGTTCGGCCGCCCGATCGGCTCGTTCCAGGCGGTCAAGCAGCGCGCCGCCGACATGCTCGTCCGGGTCGAGCTCGCCCGCTCCGCCGCGCACCACGCGGCCGCGCACCCCGGCGAGCCCCCGGTCGCCGCGCTGGCCAAGGCCTACTGCGCCGAGGCCGCCACGTCGGTCGCCGCCGACACGATCCAGCTCCACGGGGGCATCGGCTTCACCTGGGAGCACCCGGCGCATCTCTACTACAAACGCGCCCTCACCGACGACGAGATTCTCGGCGCGGCGGCCACGCAGTGGGCCCGGGTGAGCGACCATCTCGATCGTGTCCTCTGA
- a CDS encoding CaiB/BaiF CoA transferase family protein, with the protein MSSERGPLAGVTVVALEQAVAAPMATRTLGDLGARVVKIENPRGGDFTRTYDQVVNGQAAHFVWLNRGKESVALNVRHPDGRAVLDRLLARADVLVSNLAPGATARLGLAPDELERDHPHLTSVEMSGYGTGGPLSGKRAYDLLVQAETGVCSLTGTPDAPAKPGPPFADGITGLYAAISVLGALAERRVTGRGARIAVSMFDAMAEFMGYPLTWTAATGVEQEPVGMGSPAVAPYGAFPTADGRTVVLGTTNDAEWTRLAALLGEPGLAERYPDNPSRVAHRADLDAIVGAWCAARPLAEIQAAADAAGIGNAVYRTTSEVLAHPQLASRDRWRAVDTPGGPVDALLPPPIVAGRTAPMGPVPALGEHTDAVLAELGYTSEDVAELRAAQVLGPLED; encoded by the coding sequence GTGTCCTCTGAACGCGGCCCCCTCGCGGGCGTCACCGTCGTCGCACTGGAGCAGGCCGTGGCCGCTCCGATGGCCACCCGCACCCTCGGCGACCTCGGCGCCCGCGTCGTGAAGATCGAGAACCCGCGCGGTGGCGACTTCACCCGCACCTACGACCAGGTCGTGAACGGGCAGGCCGCGCACTTCGTCTGGCTCAACCGGGGCAAGGAGTCGGTGGCGCTGAACGTCCGGCACCCGGACGGCCGCGCGGTGCTCGACCGGCTGCTCGCCCGCGCCGACGTGCTGGTCTCCAACCTCGCTCCCGGCGCGACGGCCCGCCTCGGTCTCGCGCCCGACGAGCTCGAACGCGACCATCCGCACCTGACCAGCGTCGAGATGAGCGGGTACGGAACCGGTGGGCCGCTCTCCGGGAAGCGGGCCTACGACCTGCTGGTGCAGGCGGAGACCGGGGTCTGCTCGCTGACCGGGACGCCGGACGCGCCGGCGAAGCCGGGGCCTCCGTTCGCCGACGGCATCACCGGGCTGTACGCCGCGATCTCGGTGCTGGGCGCGCTGGCCGAACGCCGGGTCACCGGGCGCGGGGCCCGCATCGCGGTGAGCATGTTCGACGCGATGGCCGAGTTCATGGGCTACCCGCTGACCTGGACCGCGGCGACCGGCGTCGAGCAGGAGCCGGTCGGGATGGGCTCCCCCGCGGTCGCGCCGTACGGGGCGTTCCCGACCGCGGACGGCCGGACGGTCGTGCTCGGCACCACGAACGACGCCGAGTGGACGCGCCTGGCGGCCCTGCTCGGTGAGCCCGGGCTGGCCGAGCGGTACCCCGACAACCCGTCCCGGGTGGCGCACCGCGCCGACCTCGACGCGATCGTCGGAGCCTGGTGCGCGGCCCGTCCGCTGGCCGAGATCCAGGCGGCGGCCGACGCGGCCGGCATCGGCAACGCGGTGTACCGGACGACGAGCGAGGTGCTCGCCCATCCGCAGCTGGCGTCGCGTGACCGCTGGCGCGCGGTCGACACCCCGGGCGGGCCGGTCGACGCGCTGCTGCCGCCGCCGATCGTCGCGGGGCGCACCGCGCCGATGGGACCGGTGCCCGCTCTCGGCGAACATACCGATGCGGTTCTCGCCGAACTCGGATACACCTCGGAGGACGTCGCCGAGCTGCGCGCCGCGCAGGTGCTGGGACCACTGGAGGACTGA
- a CDS encoding acyl-CoA dehydrogenase family protein, giving the protein MDNADLAEIVAAVRTFVHNEVVPREEEIDATDAVPESLVAACKDMGLYGFTIPAQYGGLGLTVTQEIELVFELGWTTPALRSLFGTNNGIAGHVLLEGATDEQKKEWLPRLASGEVTASFALTEADAGSDPSSLTTSARRDGNRWVLNGAKRYITNAPVADVFMVFARTDPDAPGNRGITAFLVPSDTPGVSVAPADRKMGQFGAHTADVHFDDVVLPRDAVVGGEEGVNVGFRTAAQCLAHGRVQIAALCVGMAGRLVAESVEFARSRRSGGAPIARFQLVQGLVADSVTDHYAGRALVREVAAAYDAGTDKITGPSAAKYFCSEMVNRVADRAVQIHGGAGYMRGVAVERFYRDARLFRIYEGTSQIQQVIIARQTLGPAARG; this is encoded by the coding sequence ATGGACAACGCTGACCTGGCCGAGATCGTCGCCGCGGTGCGGACGTTCGTGCACAACGAGGTGGTTCCGCGCGAGGAGGAGATCGACGCCACGGACGCGGTGCCCGAGTCGCTCGTCGCCGCGTGCAAGGACATGGGGTTGTACGGCTTCACGATCCCCGCGCAGTACGGAGGGCTCGGCCTGACCGTGACCCAGGAGATCGAGCTGGTCTTCGAGCTGGGCTGGACGACGCCGGCGCTGCGCTCGCTGTTCGGGACGAACAACGGCATCGCGGGGCACGTGCTGCTCGAGGGCGCCACCGACGAGCAGAAGAAGGAGTGGCTGCCGCGGCTGGCGTCCGGTGAGGTGACCGCGTCGTTCGCGCTGACCGAGGCCGACGCGGGGTCCGACCCGTCGTCGCTGACGACGAGCGCGCGCCGGGACGGCAACCGGTGGGTGCTGAACGGAGCCAAGCGTTACATCACGAACGCGCCGGTGGCCGACGTCTTCATGGTGTTCGCGCGGACCGACCCGGACGCGCCGGGCAACCGGGGCATCACCGCGTTCCTGGTGCCGTCGGACACGCCCGGGGTGAGCGTGGCGCCGGCCGACCGCAAGATGGGCCAGTTCGGCGCCCACACCGCCGACGTCCACTTCGACGACGTCGTGCTCCCGCGGGACGCCGTGGTGGGCGGCGAGGAGGGCGTCAACGTCGGCTTCCGGACCGCGGCCCAGTGCCTGGCGCACGGGCGCGTCCAGATCGCGGCGCTGTGCGTGGGGATGGCGGGCCGCCTGGTGGCCGAGTCGGTGGAGTTCGCCCGGTCCCGCCGCTCCGGTGGCGCGCCGATCGCACGCTTCCAGCTCGTCCAGGGCCTGGTGGCCGACTCCGTGACCGACCACTACGCGGGCCGCGCGCTGGTGCGCGAGGTCGCGGCCGCGTACGACGCAGGCACCGACAAGATCACCGGCCCGTCGGCGGCCAAGTACTTCTGCTCCGAGATGGTGAACCGGGTGGCCGACCGGGCGGTCCAGATCCACGGCGGAGCGGGTTACATGCGGGGGGTGGCGGTCGAACGGTTCTACCGGGACGCCCGGCTGTTCCGGATCTACGAGGGCACGAGCCAGATCCAGCAGGTGATCATCGCCCGCCAGACCCTGGGCCCCGCCGCCCGCGGCTGA
- a CDS encoding class I adenylate-forming enzyme family protein — MTLADLLLRHPFADDEALLHTADRTMTAGAARTAAHELADRLRAEGVRPGTAVAVRVPNSPESVVAMTAIWTAGAVFVPVNAAAPAAEVEHALAAARPEVLVEASGITRLGGGRRYDDGTAFVTWTSGTTGTPKAILHTHEGYLELLDRVLGPLRGPGSPGRPPSPNLIPVSLALNSGIYNALFGLRAGAALVIMDRFRPAEFAALVARFRIRSTVLPPAAIAMLTESEVPALSPLKYVRSITAPLSPLHARRFTERFGAFVLNSYGQAELGEVIGWTAADAREHPEKVGAAGRPLPGVSVRLDPAGRLWVKPPRRASGYATGERLDDRVDADGYVDTGDLAVLDPEGFVWISGRAGDLINRGGHKVFPEQVEEVLRLHPAVTDAAVVGAPDPRLGEVPVAFVVGDEVADEALVAWCREHLVAYKVPVAFHRVDALPRTEVGKLRRAELTLRARTTPG; from the coding sequence ATGACGCTCGCCGACCTGCTGCTCCGGCATCCGTTCGCCGACGACGAGGCGTTGCTGCACACCGCGGACCGCACGATGACCGCGGGCGCGGCCCGCACGGCGGCGCATGAGCTCGCGGACCGGCTGCGTGCGGAGGGCGTACGGCCGGGCACGGCGGTGGCGGTCCGCGTACCGAACAGCCCGGAGTCCGTGGTGGCGATGACCGCGATCTGGACGGCGGGCGCGGTGTTCGTACCGGTGAACGCGGCCGCTCCGGCCGCGGAGGTCGAGCACGCGCTGGCCGCGGCGCGACCCGAGGTCCTGGTCGAGGCGTCCGGGATCACCCGGCTCGGCGGCGGACGTCGCTACGACGACGGGACGGCGTTCGTGACCTGGACCTCGGGCACCACCGGCACCCCGAAGGCGATCCTGCACACGCACGAGGGCTACCTGGAGTTGCTCGACCGGGTGCTGGGTCCGCTGCGCGGGCCGGGTTCGCCGGGCCGGCCGCCTTCGCCGAACCTGATCCCGGTGTCGCTCGCGCTCAACAGCGGCATCTACAACGCACTGTTCGGGCTCCGGGCCGGCGCCGCGCTGGTGATCATGGATCGCTTCCGGCCGGCGGAGTTCGCGGCGCTGGTGGCCCGGTTCCGGATCCGGTCCACGGTTCTCCCACCGGCCGCGATCGCGATGCTCACCGAGTCCGAGGTCCCGGCCCTGTCCCCGCTGAAGTACGTCCGCAGCATCACCGCGCCGCTCTCCCCGCTGCACGCCCGGCGCTTCACCGAACGGTTCGGGGCGTTCGTGCTCAACAGCTACGGGCAGGCCGAACTCGGTGAGGTGATCGGCTGGACGGCCGCCGACGCCCGGGAGCACCCGGAGAAGGTCGGCGCGGCCGGCCGTCCGCTGCCGGGCGTGTCCGTGCGTCTCGACCCCGCGGGGCGGCTCTGGGTGAAGCCGCCGCGCCGGGCGTCGGGGTACGCGACCGGCGAACGTCTCGACGACCGCGTCGACGCCGACGGGTACGTCGACACCGGAGACCTGGCGGTTCTCGACCCCGAGGGCTTCGTCTGGATCTCCGGCCGCGCCGGTGACCTGATCAACCGGGGCGGCCACAAGGTGTTCCCGGAGCAGGTCGAGGAGGTGCTCCGGCTCCACCCGGCGGTGACCGACGCCGCCGTGGTCGGTGCTCCGGACCCGCGCCTCGGCGAGGTGCCGGTGGCGTTCGTGGTCGGCGACGAGGTCGCCGACGAGGCCCTGGTCGCCTGGTGCCGCGAGCACCTGGTCGCCTACAAGGTGCCGGTCGCCTTCCATCGGGTCGACGCCCTGCCGCGCACCGAGGTCGGCAAACTCCGCCGCGCCGAGTTGACGCTCCGGGCACGCACGACGCCGGGCTGA